In Humulus lupulus chromosome 6, drHumLupu1.1, whole genome shotgun sequence, a single genomic region encodes these proteins:
- the LOC133785413 gene encoding uncharacterized protein LOC133785413 gives MVLGDFNAPYSGGDRSGGNLIASFELADPIGWLTNAKTEALKSMGSYFTWTNNQDGLAGIYSKIDHVLINEDHHEFNQVVLNSWRAPVKASGLREIFIRLVQLKHKLKKFNKDCIGDVGSGYQLALEAFQNAQLQAQENPQDLKLQVVVKERAAEFHHQEQMYHSFLVQRSKINWIRKGDVNFSFFHAFLKKPKAENSIASYINEHGILIDDFKEVMDHFVDHFKNHLGSSSSATGTVDQHCLALGNKLSVEQQLYLLKPFSIKEIRAAMFSIPSTKSPGPDGYGSGFFKSMWKDIGQDICSAIIHGFSTGHFPKELHETTLSLIPKVSNPARASDYRPIACCSTLYKVMAKLLCSRLAVVLPYLIQSNQDDVILFCKGSLGAVNVLKDSLRNFSEASGLTINAKKSQIYFGGVSAADRTVITQVLQLPVGTFPLHYLGVPLRPTKWKHVDCEIIVQKLRTKLFSWSSKHLSYAGRLLLIQTVLFGLRNYWITVFILPQSIIKEVEKLCRLFLWGASGTRSKLHLASWHQVCMPKAYGGLELRDGASWNRALLAKYIWVVTTKQDTLWVKWIQHVYLKGVNFWDYVLKQDNSWYWRKLCHLRNRFIEGEVLAAGVSGTFRPSKLYNSSHNQQIVAYKNAVWCRTILPKHRFLLWMVVNSFLLTRDNLAKCSIHLNSSLCPVCEDQLESHHRLFFECCLSKRVLSCIFSWLGFHAWATKYSDWTVRLSCGQNDSMSMILNMVLAAVVYHIWRNRNRCIFDGLSLIANCIAKDVITLVQYRLFSVHSRKALPHLKLFLRKLHCM, from the exons ATGGTTTTAGGGGATTTTAATGCCCCTTATTCAGGCGGAGATAGGTCTGGTGGTAATCTTATAGCTAGTTTCGAACTGGCTGATCCTATTGGGTGGCTGACAAATGCAAAAACTGAAGCTCTTAAGAGCATGGGTTCTTATTTCACTTGGACAAACAACCAAGATGGCTTAGCTGGGATTTATTCTAAAATTGACCATGTCCTAATTAATGAAGA TCATCATGAGTTTAACCAAGTGGTTTTGAATAGCTGGAGGGCCCCTGTTAAAGCTTCTGGTTTGAGGGAAATTTTTATCAGATTAGTTCAGTTGAAGCATAAACTTAAGAAATTTAATAAGGATTGTATTGGAGATGTAGGGTCTGGTTATCAGTTGGCTTTGGAGGCTTTTCAAAATGCCCAACTTCAAGCTCAAGAGAATCCTCAAGATCTTAAGTTGCAGGTGGTGGTGAAGGAGAGGGCTGCTGAGTTTCACCATCAGGAACAAATGTATCATAGTTTCCTTGTTCAACGTAGTAAGATTAATTGGATTAGGAAGGGAGATGTGAACTTTTCATTCTTTCATGCCTTCCTGAAAAAGCCGAAAGCTGAGAATTCCATAGCCTCTTATATTAATGAGCATGGAATATTGATAGATGATTTTAAGGAGGTGATGGACCATTTTGTTGATCATTTCAAGAACCATCTGGGTAGTTCTAGCTCTGCTACAGGAACGGTAGATCAGCATTGTTTAGCTTTGGGCAACAAGCTTTCAGTGGAGCAGCAGCTTTATCTTTTAAAACCATTCTCCATCAAGGAAATACGAGCTGCTATGTTTAGTATCCCTAGTACTAAATCACCTGGTCCTGATGGTTATGGTTCCGGTTTCTTCAAGTCTATGTGGAAGGATATTGGTCAGGATATATGCTCAGCAATCATTCATGGTTTCTCTACAGGCCATTTTCCTAAGGAGCTTCATGAAACTACTTTATCTCTGATTCCTAAAGTGTCTAATCCAGCTAGGGCCTCTGATTACAGACCTATTGCTTGCTGCTCTACACTGTATAAAGTCATGGCTAAGTTGTTATGTTCTCGGCTGGCAGTGGTGCTTCCCTATCTTATTCAATCTAATCAAG ATGATGTCATTCTGTTTTGCAAAGGCTCTCTTGGGGCAGTTAATGTTCTTAAGGACTCTCTTAGGAATTTTAGTGAAGCATCTGGGCTGACAATAAATGCTAAGAAGTCTCAGATTTATTTTGGAGGGGTTAGTGCAGCAGATAGGACTGTGATAACACAGGTTCTTCAACTTCCTGTAGGGACTTTTCCTCTTCATTATCTTGGGGTTCCTTTGAGGCCTACTAAATGGAAGCATGTGGACTGTGAGATTATAGTCCAAAAATTGAGAACTAAATTGTTTTCCTGGTCTAGTAAGCACCTGTCCTATGCTGGCCGTTTATTGCTCATTCAAACTGTTCTTTTTGGCTTGAGAAACTATTGGATAACTGTGTTTATCTTACCTCAAAGCATCATTAAGGAGGTTGAGAAGTTATGTAGATTGTTTCTTTGGGGGGCCTCGGGGACTCGTAGTAAACTTCATTTAGCTTCTTGGCATCAAGTTTGCATGCCTAAGGCTTATGGAGGGCTCGAGCTCAGGGATGGCGCTAGCTGGAATAGAGCTCTTCTAGCTAAGTATATTTGGGTTGTTACTACTAAACAAGACACTCTTTGGGTCAAATGGATTCAGCATGTTTACCTAAAGGGGGTTAACTTTTGGGACTATGTATTGAAGCAGGACAATAGCTGGTATTGGCGTAAACTCTGCCATCTAAGAAATAGATTCATTGAAGGAGAGGTCTTAGCTGCTGGTGTTTCTGGGACATTCAGACCATCCAAGCTGTATAACAGCTCACATAACCAGCAAATTGTGGCCTATAAGAATGCAGTCTGGTGTCGTACAATTCTCCCTAAGCACCGGTTCTTATTATGGATGGTGGTTAACTCTTTCCTCCTAACTAGAGATAACTTGGCTAAATGTTCCATTCATCTTAATAGCTCTCTCTGTCCGGTTTGTGAAGACCAGCTGGAGAGCCATCACCGTCTGTTTTTTGAATGTTGTTTATCCAAGAGAGTCTTGTCATGTATCTTTTCTTGGCTTGGTTTTCATGCTTGGGCCACCAAGTACTCGGATTGGACTGTGAGGCTCAGTTGTGGGCAAAATGACAGTATGAGCATGATTCTTAATATGGTTCTAGCAGCTGTGGTGTATCATATATGGAGGAATAGGAATAGATGCATTTTTGATGGTCTCTCATTGATAGCTAACTGTATAGCTAAAGATGTTATTACCTTAGTCCAATATAGATTGTTCAGTGTTCATAGTAGGAAGGCTCTCCCTCATCTCAAGCTTTTCTTAAGGAAACTTCATTGTATGTAG